The Paenibacillus sophorae genome has a segment encoding these proteins:
- the rpsR gene encoding 30S ribosomal protein S18 has product MAFKQREGGDNDKRPPRRGGRNKRRKVCFFTVNKITHIDYKDTELLKKFISERGKILPRRVTGTSAKYQRALTIAIKRSRQIALLPYTTE; this is encoded by the coding sequence ATGGCTTTTAAACAAAGAGAAGGCGGAGACAACGACAAAAGACCTCCACGCCGTGGTGGCCGCAACAAACGTCGTAAAGTATGTTTTTTCACTGTGAACAAAATTACTCACATTGATTATAAAGATACGGAACTGCTGAAGAAATTCATCAGTGAGCGCGGTAAAATTTTGCCTCGCCGTGTAACCGGCACGAGCGCAAAATACCAACGCGCCCTGACGATCGCAATCAAACGCTCGCGTCAAATTGCGCTTCTGCCTTACACTACTGAATAA
- the ssb gene encoding single-stranded DNA-binding protein, with protein sequence MLNRVILIGRLTRDPELRYTPAGVAVTQFTLAVDRPFTSQGGEREADFIPVVTWRQLAETCANYLRKGRLTAVEGRIQVRNYENNEGKRVYVTEVIADNVRFLESSQSREGGNASGGGNMPEPPSYGGGGRGNSGNSGFSRNNNQDPFSGDGKPIDISDDDLPF encoded by the coding sequence ATGTTGAACCGTGTCATACTGATCGGCCGATTGACCCGCGATCCTGAGCTGCGCTATACGCCTGCCGGCGTTGCCGTAACCCAGTTTACGCTTGCCGTAGACCGGCCTTTTACAAGCCAAGGCGGCGAACGTGAAGCGGATTTCATTCCGGTCGTAACCTGGAGACAGCTGGCGGAGACCTGTGCCAATTACTTGCGTAAAGGTCGGCTGACGGCGGTAGAGGGACGTATCCAAGTACGGAATTACGAGAATAACGAAGGCAAACGTGTATACGTAACCGAAGTTATTGCCGATAATGTCCGGTTCCTGGAATCTTCCCAGAGCCGTGAGGGCGGAAACGCATCCGGCGGGGGGAATATGCCCGAGCCACCTTCATACGGCGGCGGCGGACGCGGAAACAGCGGAAATAGCGGTTTCTCGCGCAACAATAATCAGGATCCCTTTTCGGGCGACGGTAAGCCGATTGATATATCGGACGATGATTTGCCATTTTAA
- the rpsF gene encoding 30S ribosomal protein S6, with translation MRKYEVMYIIRPDIEQEAVQAAVEKFQGIISNGGEITKHDVQGKKRLAYEIKKFRDGVYVLVNFNAEPAVVSELERLMKISDEVIRYLITNDVA, from the coding sequence ATGCGCAAATACGAAGTGATGTACATTATTCGTCCTGACATTGAACAAGAAGCCGTTCAAGCTGCAGTCGAAAAATTCCAAGGCATCATCTCCAACGGCGGGGAAATTACGAAGCACGATGTGCAAGGTAAGAAACGTCTTGCGTATGAGATCAAGAAATTCCGTGATGGCGTTTATGTTCTGGTTAACTTCAATGCAGAGCCTGCAGTAGTTTCCGAATTGGAACGTCTCATGAAAATTTCCGACGAAGTTATTCGTTATCTCATCACGAACGACGTTGCCTAA
- a CDS encoding YjzC family protein → MGEQTEFEEGQKAPNPGIYTEVGEARSFHTEIQNPKSIKMKRGDTFPETTNKNRKWKKVEKARVH, encoded by the coding sequence ATGGGTGAACAAACCGAATTTGAAGAAGGCCAAAAAGCCCCGAATCCCGGAATCTATACAGAGGTAGGCGAGGCGCGAAGCTTTCATACGGAGATTCAGAACCCGAAGTCGATTAAAATGAAAAGAGGCGACACATTTCCGGAGACCACGAACAAAAACCGCAAGTGGAAAAAAGTCGAGAAAGCGCGCGTGCATTAA
- a CDS encoding ABC transporter permease — protein MRKLISLEIRKHKLAGMLKGVLIANLAILAFMILVVFIDGSEFTTYPEVFEGLYISIRGTFIIYASALLSRLIIDEYKNNSITLLFTYPISRMKLMYAKLIIVLLFTFVNIVVSNIVLGVIIVGINSFVNAIPGEITADLLISELIKTGASAIYAAGIGLIPLYVGMRKKSVPATIVSAVLIVSLISSGFGEFRLGDLALVSVALGLLGIAIAYQSIRRVEQDDVA, from the coding sequence TTGCGTAAGCTTATTTCTCTGGAAATCCGCAAGCATAAGCTGGCTGGAATGCTGAAAGGTGTACTCATCGCCAATCTGGCAATCCTCGCCTTCATGATTCTGGTCGTATTCATTGACGGGAGTGAATTTACAACCTATCCTGAGGTTTTTGAAGGGCTGTATATCTCTATCAGGGGTACATTCATTATCTATGCTTCCGCCCTGCTTAGCAGGTTAATTATTGACGAGTATAAGAACAACTCGATAACCCTGCTGTTTACGTATCCTATTTCGCGGATGAAGCTGATGTATGCGAAGCTCATCATTGTGCTGCTGTTCACTTTCGTTAATATTGTGGTGTCGAATATCGTGCTCGGGGTGATCATAGTAGGCATCAATAGCTTCGTCAACGCCATTCCCGGCGAGATCACTGCAGATCTGCTGATTTCAGAGTTAATCAAGACGGGAGCCAGTGCCATATACGCGGCGGGTATAGGTCTGATCCCTCTCTATGTAGGAATGCGTAAAAAATCGGTGCCGGCAACCATAGTCAGCGCGGTGTTAATCGTCTCGCTTATCTCTTCCGGATTCGGCGAGTTCCGATTGGGAGATCTGGCACTTGTCTCGGTAGCCCTCGGCTTGCTCGGAATAGCCATCGCTTATCAATCCATTCGCAGGGTAGAACAGGATGATGTCGCTTGA
- a CDS encoding ABC transporter ATP-binding protein, producing MTVILRTRNLSKMYKGKNSVSSVNMTIRQGEIYGFLGPNGAGKTTVMKMITNLVKPTEGEIEFFGEPMTSRSYEMLKRMGSIIEYPVFYDRLTARENLLLHGEYMGYYNRQAIADVLELVKLTGVEKKPVKEFSLGMKQRLGIARAVMTKPELLILDEPINGLDPVGIKELRDVFRMLSREYGMTLLISSHILGEIEQIADTIGVIREGVLLEEMAMDSILSRNTEYIELVTSSVSKAVYVLEYILHLSNFKVMDSGTIRIYDEGVSQHELNKALVMEDVEIVSVSKNKHTLEDHFLSLIGGEGIA from the coding sequence ATGACAGTAATTCTCCGGACACGAAATTTAAGCAAAATGTACAAGGGGAAAAATAGCGTAAGCAGCGTAAACATGACAATTAGGCAGGGTGAAATCTACGGCTTTCTGGGCCCGAACGGCGCGGGCAAAACAACCGTGATGAAGATGATTACGAATCTCGTAAAGCCGACGGAAGGCGAAATTGAATTTTTCGGTGAACCTATGACCAGCCGTTCCTATGAGATGCTAAAACGAATGGGCAGTATTATCGAGTATCCGGTTTTTTATGACCGGCTGACCGCCCGTGAAAATCTGCTGCTGCACGGTGAATATATGGGCTACTACAACCGTCAGGCGATTGCCGATGTGTTGGAACTTGTAAAGCTGACGGGAGTGGAAAAGAAGCCGGTGAAGGAGTTCTCGCTTGGCATGAAGCAGCGTCTGGGTATTGCCAGGGCTGTCATGACCAAACCCGAGCTGCTTATCCTGGATGAGCCGATTAACGGCCTGGATCCAGTCGGCATTAAGGAACTGCGCGATGTGTTTCGGATGCTCAGCCGGGAATATGGAATGACGCTGCTAATCTCCAGCCACATTCTTGGAGAAATTGAGCAGATTGCCGATACGATCGGTGTTATTCGCGAGGGTGTGCTGCTTGAGGAGATGGCGATGGATTCCATCCTCAGCCGAAACACGGAATATATCGAGCTTGTGACAAGTTCGGTCAGCAAAGCGGTTTATGTGTTGGAGTACATACTGCACTTGTCCAATTTTAAAGTGATGGACTCCGGAACAATCCGGATTTATGATGAAGGGGTTTCGCAGCATGAGCTGAATAAGGCGCTAGTGATGGAGGATGTGGAAATAGTCAGCGTCAGTAAAAATAAGCACACACTGGAAGATCATTTTTTAAGCCTGATCGGGGGTGAGGGCATTGCGTAA
- a CDS encoding sensor histidine kinase: MTAVLGAVIGLLLLGLVMQHRRSRHHSRQFTYIHDKLDQIISQSTQERLLMFSSSPELQTLLTDVNRLLDINHEGIARRNKLQKSMRQMLANVSHDLKTPLTVVLGYIETLLQDGEMDAEERERLLRMIHQKAGEVITLMNTFFDLAKLESGDHELSLSRVEAGEVCRRNILAFYDILSAKGMDVAIEIPDEACYIRANNEALDRILSNLLSNAIRYGAAGGVVGLKLDSGTDTVNIEIWDRGKGISEDHQDKVFERLYTLEDSRNRVYQGSGLGLTITKRLTEQMNGKISLVSQPCVRTAFTVSFPRINL, encoded by the coding sequence ATGACTGCGGTGCTTGGAGCTGTGATTGGTCTGCTTCTGTTGGGTCTTGTGATGCAGCATCGGAGGTCCCGTCATCATTCGCGCCAGTTTACATATATCCACGATAAACTGGACCAGATCATTTCACAGAGTACACAGGAACGATTGCTGATGTTCAGCAGCTCGCCCGAACTGCAAACGCTGCTGACCGATGTGAATCGGCTGCTGGATATCAACCATGAAGGCATCGCCCGGAGAAATAAACTGCAGAAATCAATGCGCCAGATGCTGGCGAATGTGTCGCATGACCTGAAGACGCCCCTGACCGTCGTCCTCGGGTATATTGAAACGCTGCTGCAGGACGGTGAAATGGACGCCGAAGAACGGGAGCGGCTGCTGAGGATGATACACCAGAAGGCCGGGGAGGTAATCACGCTGATGAATACCTTTTTTGACTTGGCTAAGCTGGAATCGGGAGATCATGAGCTTTCACTGTCAAGGGTAGAGGCCGGTGAAGTGTGCCGCAGAAATATCTTGGCCTTTTACGATATCCTAAGCGCGAAAGGTATGGATGTAGCGATTGAGATTCCTGATGAAGCCTGTTACATACGGGCGAATAATGAGGCGCTGGACCGCATTCTGTCCAATCTGTTGTCCAATGCGATCAGGTACGGGGCCGCCGGAGGGGTGGTTGGGTTAAAGCTTGATAGTGGTACGGACACCGTAAATATTGAAATTTGGGACCGGGGAAAGGGGATTTCCGAGGACCATCAGGATAAAGTGTTCGAGCGCCTGTACACTCTGGAGGATTCACGGAACCGGGTCTATCAGGGAAGCGGCCTCGGACTGACGATCACAAAAAGACTAACGGAACAGATGAACGGTAAGATTTCGCTGGTGAGTCAGCCTTGTGTCAGAACGGCCTTTACGGTCTCCTTCCCCAGAATAAATCTTTGA
- a CDS encoding response regulator transcription factor has product MQHRILLVEDDEAISEMVRSYLVKEGYQVESAFDGEAGEHAFRDKGPFDLVLLDLMLPNRSGMDILQSIRKSSLVPVMIVSAKDTDVDKALGLGFGADDYISKPFSMIELAARVKAAIRRAEYASSRGLSEETANQKHSITLRGLTVDFDSFSALKNGEEVKLTAKEFHILKLFMTHPGRVFTKAQIYVMVWEEEYYGDENVINVHMRRLWEKIEDDPSHPEYIKTLWGIGYKLGDAVQ; this is encoded by the coding sequence TTGCAGCATCGCATATTGTTGGTCGAGGATGACGAAGCCATCAGTGAGATGGTTCGCTCGTATTTAGTGAAAGAGGGCTACCAGGTCGAGAGCGCCTTTGACGGAGAGGCGGGGGAGCATGCTTTTCGCGATAAAGGTCCCTTTGACCTTGTTCTGCTGGACCTGATGCTGCCGAATCGGAGCGGAATGGATATTCTTCAGAGTATCCGTAAATCCAGCCTGGTACCCGTGATGATTGTGTCCGCCAAGGATACAGATGTCGACAAGGCGCTGGGACTAGGCTTCGGAGCGGATGACTATATCAGCAAGCCGTTCTCCATGATTGAGCTTGCGGCGCGGGTGAAGGCGGCTATCCGCCGGGCGGAATATGCCTCAAGCCGCGGCCTGTCCGAAGAGACAGCCAATCAGAAGCACAGCATCACCCTGCGCGGACTTACGGTGGATTTTGATAGTTTCTCGGCGTTGAAGAATGGAGAAGAGGTGAAGCTGACAGCCAAAGAATTTCATATCCTGAAGCTGTTTATGACTCATCCGGGACGGGTGTTCACCAAAGCGCAGATTTACGTGATGGTATGGGAGGAAGAATATTATGGGGACGAGAATGTGATTAACGTACATATGAGAAGGCTGTGGGAGAAGATTGAAGACGATCCCTCCCACCCTGAGTATATCAAAACATTATGGGGCATCGGATACAAGCTGGGAGATGCGGTTCAATGA
- a CDS encoding DUF951 domain-containing protein yields the protein MERKSFQLGDIVQMKKPHPCGTNEMEVIRMGMDIRIKCTGCQHSVLIPRAKFEKNLKKVLRSAENKVDNN from the coding sequence ATGGAACGTAAAAGCTTTCAGTTGGGTGATATCGTGCAGATGAAGAAGCCCCATCCATGCGGAACAAATGAAATGGAAGTCATCCGCATGGGGATGGATATCCGAATTAAATGTACAGGCTGTCAACACAGTGTACTGATTCCCCGGGCTAAATTTGAGAAGAACTTAAAAAAGGTGCTTAGATCGGCTGAGAATAAAGTGGATAATAATTAA
- a CDS encoding mechanosensitive ion channel family protein gives MRHWQGWLLSAGTTEGTVDQAVNKAVQFRDKIWNWVTDADMWANVLFAGLRIIFLFILTRILIKVVYGVIDRSLDRKSSRGMLANTRRFSTVGELLKNTVTIVCNFIMILLILSEFNFKLAPLLASASVLGLAIGFGAQSLVKDVITGFFIILEDQFAVGDVIATGGFKGTVEMIGLRTTKLLGSNGEMYIIPNGTIANVTNYSMANALAVVDVPVKIEQSLEETLGVIRQALEGIEERNNNVVAFPNVLGIQSMSTSEYVVRVTANTLPNKREVAQRQIQSDIKKALEQQAVKEAERAEHEQAEAEAKAQPESETQSGAKALADEELSVPASEQQTARQAARTGLLEQAAGEVKEKREKPDGT, from the coding sequence ATGCGTCATTGGCAGGGCTGGCTGCTGAGTGCCGGCACCACGGAAGGGACAGTGGATCAGGCGGTAAATAAGGCGGTTCAATTTAGGGATAAAATATGGAACTGGGTAACCGATGCGGATATGTGGGCTAATGTTTTGTTTGCGGGACTGCGCATAATATTTCTATTCATTCTGACGCGCATATTGATTAAGGTTGTATACGGCGTTATTGATCGTTCATTAGACCGAAAGAGCAGCAGAGGGATGCTGGCAAATACGCGGCGCTTCTCAACGGTTGGCGAGCTGCTGAAGAATACGGTTACGATTGTCTGCAATTTTATCATGATTCTGCTCATATTATCAGAGTTTAATTTTAAGCTGGCTCCGCTGCTGGCGAGTGCGAGCGTACTCGGTCTTGCCATCGGTTTTGGCGCACAGAGTTTGGTGAAAGATGTAATTACCGGCTTTTTCATTATCCTGGAGGATCAATTTGCGGTAGGCGATGTGATTGCAACTGGCGGATTCAAAGGCACCGTTGAAATGATCGGGCTGCGTACGACCAAACTGCTTGGCAGTAATGGCGAAATGTATATCATTCCAAACGGTACGATAGCGAACGTGACGAATTACTCGATGGCTAACGCCTTGGCCGTTGTCGATGTTCCGGTAAAAATCGAACAGAGTCTTGAAGAAACGCTGGGTGTCATCCGTCAAGCTCTTGAAGGCATTGAAGAACGCAATAATAATGTTGTGGCATTTCCGAACGTTCTGGGGATACAGTCGATGAGCACTTCAGAGTATGTGGTTCGAGTAACCGCCAATACGCTGCCGAATAAAAGGGAAGTCGCACAGCGTCAGATTCAGAGCGATATTAAAAAGGCGCTTGAGCAGCAGGCTGTGAAGGAAGCGGAGCGGGCTGAACATGAACAGGCAGAGGCTGAAGCCAAGGCTCAACCCGAATCAGAAACGCAGTCAGGAGCTAAGGCGTTAGCCGATGAGGAACTGTCTGTGCCAGCTTCGGAGCAGCAAACCGCGCGTCAGGCGGCAAGAACGGGATTGCTGGAGCAGGCGGCTGGTGAAGTCAAAGAAAAGAGGGAGAAGCCTGATGGAACGTAA
- a CDS encoding DUF3343 domain-containing protein: MNEELLIAFDSTQQALRAEMLLEYAEIEIDTCPTPKDITAGCAMSIQFFRRELAKVEQIIKEETIEIRGIYGRDDHEGGYRLISE; encoded by the coding sequence ATGAACGAGGAACTGTTGATAGCGTTTGACTCTACCCAGCAGGCACTGCGCGCCGAGATGCTGCTGGAATATGCAGAAATTGAGATTGACACCTGTCCAACGCCAAAAGATATTACCGCCGGCTGCGCCATGTCGATTCAATTTTTTCGCCGCGAGCTTGCTAAGGTTGAACAGATTATAAAGGAAGAGACAATCGAAATCCGTGGCATATACGGCAGGGATGACCATGAAGGCGGGTACAGATTAATTTCAGAGTGA
- the yyaC gene encoding spore protease YyaC, with protein sequence MYYSSNPMPLQEMSCLKISHTDPEIYSAIIHRLLFHFSRARAGAHIVVVCIGTDRSTGDALGPLVGTALARFHSPLFSLYGTLDNPVHAVNLEETLNLIRERHDKPYIIGIDACLGHSTSVGSIQVVEGPLRPGAGVNKQLPPVGDIHLTGIVNVGGFMEYFVLQNTRLSLVMKLSEIIASSLFSAMKQWHVHAKSAAAQE encoded by the coding sequence ATGTATTATTCCTCTAATCCAATGCCATTGCAAGAAATGTCTTGTTTAAAAATATCACATACGGACCCTGAAATCTATTCTGCAATCATTCACCGGCTGCTATTTCATTTCTCCCGTGCCCGTGCCGGCGCTCACATCGTCGTTGTCTGCATCGGCACCGACCGTTCGACCGGAGATGCGCTCGGACCGCTTGTAGGCACCGCCCTGGCCCGCTTTCACAGCCCGCTGTTCTCTCTATATGGGACGCTCGATAATCCGGTGCATGCCGTCAATTTGGAGGAGACGCTGAACCTGATCCGTGAACGCCATGACAAGCCCTACATAATTGGCATAGATGCCTGTCTGGGTCATTCCACAAGCGTCGGTTCGATTCAGGTCGTTGAGGGTCCTCTCCGCCCTGGAGCGGGTGTAAACAAACAACTGCCGCCGGTAGGCGATATCCATTTAACTGGCATCGTTAACGTCGGCGGCTTTATGGAATATTTCGTATTGCAAAACACACGGCTTAGCCTTGTCATGAAGTTATCGGAAATTATCGCTTCCAGCCTCTTTTCGGCTATGAAGCAGTGGCATGTGCACGCTAAATCCGCTGCAGCGCAAGAGTAA
- a CDS encoding DUF4446 family protein — protein MSEMNQFIGDQLQWFIPGIAILLLVMFILILAQGSKLRSMRRKYDAMMSGSGIEDLESLLVDLKTQNDLLEETQQLQKNAIEALQLKLQGIKGHVALKRYNAFGERGNDLSFSLAILDDRRTGMVLTSLHSRDNSYIYAKTLQEGEPQYPLSPEEQEVVTLALQRI, from the coding sequence ATGTCAGAAATGAACCAGTTTATAGGCGATCAACTGCAATGGTTTATCCCGGGGATTGCCATTCTCTTGCTCGTGATGTTTATTCTTATTCTTGCGCAGGGAAGTAAACTGCGGTCCATGCGGCGGAAGTATGATGCCATGATGTCAGGTTCGGGAATTGAAGATTTGGAAAGCCTGTTGGTCGATTTGAAAACTCAGAACGACCTGCTGGAAGAAACCCAACAGCTGCAAAAGAACGCGATAGAAGCGCTCCAGTTAAAGTTACAGGGCATAAAGGGACATGTTGCTCTTAAACGCTATAATGCTTTTGGAGAGCGCGGGAATGACCTCAGTTTCTCGCTGGCCATTCTCGATGACCGCCGAACCGGTATGGTGCTTACCAGCCTGCACAGCCGTGACAACTCCTATATTTACGCCAAGACGCTTCAAGAAGGCGAACCGCAATATCCGCTTTCACCTGAGGAACAAGAAGTGGTTACTCTTGCGCTGCAGCGGATTTAG
- a CDS encoding aminotransferase class V-fold PLP-dependent enzyme yields MKEFVYLDHAATSWPKPPEVVQAMMDALQHAGANAGRGNYSLAMGTGRVLVRARMALAELFGVTNAQDIAFTHNTTMSLNMAIQGTLRSGDHVISTMTEHNSVRRPLEYLRRTKGIEVDYLNVDFQGQLDLQELKKTFKSNTKMVICSHSSNLLGSILPIGEIGDIAKTYGAVFLVDAAQSAGSLDIDVGKMNIDLLAFPGHKGLLGPQGTGGLYISPELDLEPLMHGGTGSQSENSEQPNVRPDKYEAGTQNTVGIAGLLAGVQKVQSLGTENIRRHEWNLIQSLMEGMRDISGVRFLGPAEGVLRTGLLSFVIEGEESAQIAHRLDREYGIAVRAGMHCTPLAHKAAGTLQSGAVRVSVGVDTTEQDVGMMLHAMRELYSGRRSR; encoded by the coding sequence TTGAAGGAATTTGTCTATTTAGATCATGCTGCAACCTCATGGCCTAAACCTCCGGAGGTTGTGCAGGCAATGATGGATGCTCTGCAGCATGCTGGAGCCAATGCCGGAAGAGGGAACTACTCACTTGCTATGGGAACCGGAAGGGTGCTGGTTCGGGCGAGAATGGCACTAGCAGAATTGTTCGGAGTAACCAATGCGCAGGATATCGCGTTTACGCATAATACGACGATGTCGCTTAATATGGCGATTCAAGGTACACTCCGTTCGGGTGATCATGTCATTTCAACGATGACTGAGCATAATTCGGTTCGCCGCCCACTGGAATATTTGCGGAGGACCAAAGGGATTGAGGTTGATTATTTAAATGTCGACTTTCAAGGACAGCTTGATCTGCAGGAATTGAAAAAAACATTCAAGTCCAATACTAAAATGGTTATCTGCAGCCACAGCTCAAATTTGCTTGGAAGCATTCTGCCTATTGGCGAAATAGGGGATATTGCCAAAACGTATGGAGCCGTATTTTTAGTGGATGCCGCTCAAAGCGCCGGTTCACTGGATATCGATGTAGGCAAAATGAATATCGACCTTCTTGCCTTTCCCGGCCATAAGGGTCTTCTTGGGCCGCAGGGAACAGGGGGGCTGTATATTTCGCCGGAACTTGATTTGGAGCCGCTTATGCACGGAGGCACGGGAAGCCAATCAGAGAATAGTGAGCAGCCAAACGTAAGACCGGATAAATATGAAGCGGGAACGCAAAATACAGTAGGGATTGCGGGATTGCTTGCAGGAGTACAGAAAGTACAATCACTGGGTACGGAAAATATACGCAGGCATGAATGGAACCTTATTCAATCCCTAATGGAGGGGATGAGAGATATTTCGGGGGTAAGATTTCTTGGCCCGGCCGAAGGCGTTCTGCGAACGGGACTTTTGTCGTTTGTCATAGAGGGTGAAGAATCGGCACAAATTGCCCATCGTCTTGACAGGGAGTATGGCATTGCCGTACGGGCAGGGATGCATTGTACGCCTCTGGCGCATAAAGCTGCCGGTACGCTGCAGAGCGGCGCGGTACGAGTGAGCGTAGGTGTGGATACGACAGAACAAGATGTCGGTATGATGCTGCATGCAATGAGGGAACTCTATAGCGGGCGGCGCAGCAGATAA
- a CDS encoding ParB/RepB/Spo0J family partition protein, whose translation MSKRLGKGLDALIPSLSINEDDKVVEIPLSQLRANPYQPRKDFNEESIQELAESIRQHGVIQPIIVRSVLKGYEIIAGERRFRASQYCGKATIPAVVRSFSDQQVTEIALIENLQREDLNAMEVAVAYQGLMDQFSLTQEELSLKVGKSRPHIANFLRLLSLPEEVKEFVSRGTISMGHARAIVGLKEPELIKQLAQQCVDQQWSVRELEEAVKNLDRKPSGVVKTKIVKRDPYIDNVEEILRERFKTTVKIKQGKDKGKIELNYYSAQDLERLLELLGN comes from the coding sequence ATGAGTAAGCGTTTGGGTAAAGGGTTGGATGCCTTAATCCCATCCTTGTCCATTAATGAAGATGATAAAGTGGTGGAAATTCCTCTTTCACAGCTTCGTGCCAATCCTTACCAGCCTCGTAAAGACTTTAATGAAGAGAGCATTCAGGAATTGGCCGAATCCATTCGCCAGCATGGGGTTATTCAGCCGATTATCGTGCGAAGCGTACTTAAAGGCTATGAGATTATCGCTGGTGAACGCAGATTCCGTGCATCGCAGTACTGCGGAAAAGCAACGATTCCGGCTGTTGTACGCAGCTTTAGTGATCAGCAGGTTACTGAAATAGCACTGATTGAAAATCTGCAACGTGAGGATTTGAACGCTATGGAGGTAGCTGTTGCCTATCAAGGACTGATGGATCAGTTTTCACTTACACAGGAAGAACTATCCTTGAAGGTTGGGAAATCCCGCCCGCATATTGCTAACTTTCTGAGGTTGCTGTCGCTTCCGGAAGAAGTGAAGGAATTTGTTTCACGTGGAACAATTTCGATGGGACATGCGCGTGCAATTGTAGGTTTGAAAGAACCGGAACTGATCAAGCAGTTAGCTCAGCAATGTGTGGATCAGCAATGGAGTGTAAGGGAACTGGAAGAAGCGGTGAAAAACCTGGACCGTAAACCTTCCGGCGTGGTGAAGACTAAGATCGTTAAACGCGACCCGTACATCGATAATGTGGAAGAAATTTTGCGTGAACGGTTCAAGACAACGGTGAAAATTAAACAGGGCAAGGATAAAGGCAAAATCGAATTAAATTATTACAGTGCTCAGGATTTGGAACGTCTGCTGGAACTGCTCGGAAATTAA
- a CDS encoding ParA family protein — protein sequence MSKIIAIANQKGGVGKTTTSVNLGAGLATLGKRVLLVDIDPQGNTTSGVGINKADVENCIYNILIDDIPPHDAILETKIDGLNIIPATIQLAGAEIELVSTISRELRLKKALGIVKQNYDYIIIDCPPSLGILTINSLTAADSVIIPIQCEYYALEGLSQLLNTVRLVQKNLNPHLQIEGVLLTMLDARTNLGIQVIEEVKKYFQEKVYRTIIPRNIRLSEAPSHGQSIITYDRRSKGAEVYYELAKEVLSYE from the coding sequence GTGTCCAAAATTATAGCCATAGCAAATCAAAAAGGCGGTGTCGGTAAAACAACGACTTCTGTGAACCTGGGAGCCGGTCTGGCTACTTTGGGCAAAAGGGTACTGCTTGTTGATATTGATCCGCAGGGTAATACCACAAGCGGCGTAGGCATTAATAAGGCAGATGTAGAGAATTGTATATATAATATTCTGATTGATGACATTCCTCCACATGATGCTATTCTAGAGACAAAAATTGATGGTCTTAACATCATACCGGCCACTATCCAGCTGGCAGGCGCGGAAATTGAATTGGTATCGACCATATCAAGAGAATTGCGGCTCAAGAAAGCGCTCGGTATTGTTAAGCAGAATTATGATTACATTATTATCGATTGTCCGCCGTCACTGGGCATTCTGACGATCAATTCGCTGACTGCGGCCGACTCCGTTATTATTCCAATTCAATGTGAATATTACGCGCTGGAAGGTTTAAGTCAGCTCTTAAATACTGTCAGGCTGGTACAGAAAAATTTAAATCCTCATTTGCAAATTGAGGGAGTCCTGCTAACCATGTTAGATGCCCGGACCAATCTCGGGATACAGGTTATTGAAGAAGTGAAAAAGTATTTTCAGGAAAAAGTGTACCGGACGATTATCCCACGTAACATCAGGCTAAGTGAAGCGCCATCTCACGGACAATCCATTATCACTTATGATCGGCGCTCCAAAGGTGCGGAAGTGTATTATGAGTTGGCAAAGGAAGTGTTATCTTATGAGTAA